ATATCGGGGTCAATTTGCGTACTAGTCTCGCATAAGTAGTTCGGACGACCGTATTCGTTCCAATCACCGATAGTGATATAATTGCCCGCTTCAGGGTCGTACTCAATAATTTCAACAATTTGTAATCCCTTGGTACCCGTAGCGACAAAAAGAAGGTTGCCCTGGCTCATTACGTAGTTGGTAGAGGCTGGAAATTGCACTGACCCGAATAATTGAAAATCGTTATCTACTTGGTGGATTACGTACATTCCCGCTGCGCCGTTCGCTGCGAAAACCTTGTCGTTGGCGTAAGAAACTCCGTTACAAGTAAGATTGGCTGCCTCAATGTCCTCTATTACCGGAATAGTAATGTGCTGCACGAGCGACCCATCAGGTCGGTTCAGTAGTTTTAAGCCCTCTTGTCCGGCGGGTATAAAGTAGGTGTCATCCGACATAGCAAAAACGGACTTTGCCCCGGGCTCATTTGCTCCATCCGTAGTTACGGTTTGTAGAATCTGCCAAGAATTCTTCTGGATGGTGGTAATCCGCCCGGGGCTGCCTTGCATTACGGTTACTTGATCATCAGACACGATTAAGGAGCGGGCGTCATCTAAGGGAACTGTCTTTACTAGCTCGAGACTAGTCTTATTGTAAACGCTCAACCCACCCGTAGAGCCGTGAGTGACATAAATGAAATTTTCATCTACTTTCACGTCAGTGCTCACGAATCCGGGTACATCAACCGTCTTTCGTTCTGATGACAAACTATCCTGATACGTCATAATCTCTAATATTGCCGGAGATGAAAGACTATCCTCATCCAATTTGGCACCGGCTAAGTAAATGGTTCTATTATCTACTGCCACCGAACTAAATTCAGTATTTGGGTAGATTGCCTGAGCAACTAATGTAGCAGTTCTAGGATTTTGAACGTTGATAATATCTAAACCTCCTAAAAAAGTACTACCCTGCGTATTGTACGCAACGTAAGCCAATCCATTGGCTACGGTTACATGTGAGGCTTGTAGTTTACTGTTTTGCCATTGAGGTGGATCTACTTGGGCTCGTAGCACCAACACGTAGTTTAGATCTTCGGCAGGTTCAGTTTGTATTCGGCCATTTTCAGTGGAAGTAGTCACCTCCGCGAAGGGTAATATTTTATCGCCTTCTGATAGGTAAATACGTGCATCTTGGTTATTTCCGTTGCGAACGATAATTTCAGGAGTGCTTTCAATATCAACTTCTGAAGAAGGCTGGCAAGCAGAAATAACGGCTAAGAGCAAAATAGCTAAGAGTCCATTATTAAACTGTACATTCATATTACTAAATATTATTATTCAAAAGTATTAGTTATCAAATTTACAACATATGTAATAAAAATACAAAAAATAATTATAAAACTTATATTCATTATAATTCTCAGGCTTCAAAAGCTTTGCAAAAGTTTGGGAATTTGACCAAGATGACCATATTGCAAGTATTCAAGCACTAATTACCAGCGTTTAATGAAAGCAGCGTTGCAGCTAAAATGGAATGCTATAGTAGGTGAAGGTCCTGTTTGGGATTATCGCCAGCATTGTCTGTATTGGGTAGACATATTACGCGGACACATATATAAATATGACCCACAAACTGGCGATAACCAGATTTTTGAAATGGGGCAATACGTGGGAGCCGCAGTACCCCGGAGTAAAGAGGGATTGATTGTAGCATTACAGCACGGCTTTGGTTTATACGATGAAGAAAACAAAGCACTAACCATGCTTAATGATCCAGAAACTCATCTACCCAAGAATCGATTTAACGATGGTAAAGTAGATGCTAAGGGAAGGCTCTGGGCGGGTACGATGCAGATTGATCCAAAAGAGCCACAGGGTAGTCTATATGTGCTGGATACTACGCATAAAGTAGAGCAAAAACTAGATAATATCTACATTTCTAACGGATTAATTTGGTCGCCGGATAATCAGTGGTTTTACTTCATCGACTCACTCAAAGGCGGCGTAGATTGTTATCGTTTTGACTTGGAAACAGCTGCTATTACTTACGAACGTGAGGTGCTTGCTATTGACCCAAAAGTAGGTGTACCCGACGGAATGACCATTGATGAAGAGGGTAACCTATGGGTAGCCGTTTACGATGGGGGACGCGTTATTGCGGTTAATCCCAACACAGGAAAAATTATTCAACAAATTGATGTTCCAGCGAAGAAAACGTCGAGTTGTACCTTTGGCGGAGAAAACTTAGACACATTATTTATCACTACTATTTCGGAAAACACCGATCCGAACGATGAACCATTGGCCGGATCGCTATTTTCGGTAAAGCCGGGGGTGAGAGGGATAAAGGCTAATTTTTACGCGGGCTAACTAATAATAAAAAAAGCCTGCACCAAAAGGTGAGGCTAATGTGCGCACGAGAAGATTCGAACTTCCACGCCAGTTAAGGCACTGCCCCCTCAAGACAGCGTGTCTACCAATTCCACCACGTGCGCGAGCGTTGCAAAGCTAGACAATTTTGCCGATGAAACAACAAATAATAAACCGGAGACCGGAGACCGGAGACCGGAGACCGGAGACCGGAATTTAAAATTGATCGCTGCTGAAACCAACCACCTAATGAATAATGATTGATGAATCATGATTATTTGGTGTGGGACACTGTACAGTAGACAATGAGTAATGAGTAAAGCTAAATTCCGTACATCAAACTACGTTAACACCATAACACCATAACACTCCATTCTAACCCGCGAGACGGCCGCCTGTAATCTAATGACCAGGGACAAAGGACTAATAACAGTTGACTGTGGACTATCGTCGGTGGACTGTTGACCGTAGACTAAAAAACAATTGAGTGTATAACGAATTGGGTGCAGAGGAAAAGCGAGTGGGAATGCAGAGATTCCCTTAATTTTGAGGTCTTCAACCACCATCAAAAAAACTCGCTATGGAAGTAAAGGAAGCAAAAATCAACCAGATAAGACAACACTTAGATCAGATAATAGCCCAAATGGATGCCCGAAGTAAAGAAGGAATGAGAATTCATCAGGTAGAGCGGTCTTTGTTTACCAGTTTATTGCAGTTAGGTTTTCAACTGTTAGAATACTACATTTTGAGTATACAACAGGTAGTCGCTGTTCAGGGGGTTCCCGTTGATCGTGCAGGGGAAAAGATGAAGAACACCGGGCTGCGTAGTCGGCCTTACCGAAGCATTTTTGGCCCGTTATCCATTGCCCGCCCCAAGTATTACTCAACCACTGGTAAGAGCTATTACCGGCTGGACGAAGCGTTGGGCTTACCCAAGAGCAACTATTCTTACGTATTGGATGATTGGTTAGGGTATGGGGCCACCGAGATGGACTTTGCCCAAAGTGCTGAGCAGTTGGAGCGCATCTTAGGTCATCCCCTAAGGGGTATGCAAAGCCAACGGTGTAGTTACAGGCTTTGCGAGCAAGTAAAAGACTTTTATGAGCAACAAGCCTGGGAAAACATAGAAGATGGTACTCATTTGAGCGTAGGCTTTGACGGTAAGGGGGTGCCCATTCGTCGCAGCGAAACTCAGCGAGCTGAGGAAAGTACGGCGGTTCGTCTGAGCAAAGGACAGAAGAAGGGGGTCAAAAAAGAAGCCACAGTAAGCCTGAGCAGTTCGTTTACCCCGCGGCCCCGGCAGGCTCAAGAACTCTTAGAGAGCTTGTTTTGCCCTACCCATGAGCCGCAGAAGCCCGATGGAGGGCATACCTGGCACGAGCACAAGCATCTACGAGCCTTTCTCTCAGACAAGGTAGGGGCCATCCGCTACGGGGTGGAAAACCTACTTCGGCGCGATGCTAGTGCAAAAAAGCCGATCATCGTTTTGATAGACGGTGACCGAGCCTTAGAAAAAGCAGTTCGGCAAGTGGTAGAAGAAAAGAAAGTTACCCATCGGGTAGAGGCCTACGTACTGGATTTTATTCACTTGCTAGAGTACGTTTGGAAGGTGGCTAACGCTCATTGGGGGGAGAAGCATCCCAATCGTTTTGCTTGGGTGAGAAGCCAAGCCGCCTTGTTACTAGACAGCCAGCATGATGAGGTACGACAGCAATGGCAAGTTATCTTGCAACAGGCTACCTTGTCTCAATACAAGCGTGACACTGTCCAACGAGCCATCACCTACCTGACCAACCATCAGCATATGGTAGATTACAAAACCTATCTACAGCTAGGATTTCCTATCACCACCGGAGCGGTGGAAAGTGCCTGTGGACATTTTGTAAAGAGCCGTATGGAGAGAAACGGCATGCATTGGGGAAAACAAGGTGCGCAGAATATGCTCAACCTACGAGCCGTCAGAAAGAACGGCGATTGGGACAACTACCTACAAACAGTAGTCAAACACGAACAACAAGCTCTTTACCAAAAAGCTGCCTGAGTTACACCCTTTTTGTTATACACTCAAAACAATTAGTAGTTTAGCCATCAAACAAGCGAACCATTGAAGTAATTAACTATCGATCAGATGTTTCAACATATTATTTACGAAGTAAGCGCCGGAATTGGAAAAATTACACTGAATCGGCCTGAGGTGTACAATGCACTGAACAATCAGATAAAAGTAGAACTCAAGCAGGCATTCAGTCAAGTGCAGGAAGATTCAACCGTGCGAGCGGTCATTCTTACGGGAGGTGGTTCGGCATTTTGTTCGGGGCAAGACTTAAAAGCGGCTCAAACTGAACTAAAGAATACAACGTATTCCGAAGCTGTGCGAACGTATTATAACCCGCTAATTCTTGCGATGCGCGATTTGCCTAAACCCATTATTTGCCAGCTCAACGGTGTGGCTGCCGGGGCTGGGTGCTCATTGGCGCTGGCCTGCGATGTGATCGTTGCCAGCGATGATGCTAGTTTGGCGGAGCTTTTTGTAGGTATTGGCTTAGTAATGGATTCTGGTTCTACCTATTTTCTGCCCCGCATGGTTGGCTCGCTACGGGCGTTTGAACTAGCGAGTACCGGGCGAACGGTAAGTGCTGAAGAAGCCGTTCAAATCGGATTAGCTAATCAGGTAGTGCCTGCTGACCAGTTAGAGAATACGGTGAATCAACTGGCTCAGAAGTATGCCCAAGCCCCAACCAAAACCATTGGTATGATTAAGCAGATGCTCAATCAATCTTATGAAATGAGTTTGGCTGAAGTACTAGACTACGAAGCCCAAATTCAAGATCAGGCTGCTGCTACCGAAGACCATCAAGAGGGAATCTTAGCCTTTTTGGAGAAGAGAAAGCCCAAATTTCGGGGGAAGTGACATACCCAAATAGTTTTAGGGTGAACTTCTCTAAGTTGCACTATGAACGGCTTCTACCTTTTACTAGTTTGGAAGGCAAAACGTACTACCCACGGACGGGAATAAAGGCTTTCCTCACTATGTAAAAGATCGTAGAGTACTACTATTTTCCCTTGTATATGTTTGGTTAGAGCGTATGTTTTGCCTACCCCAATAAATGCGCTTTTCTGCCATTGGCGTATTAAATCATCTTGCTGTGGTGCGCTAATAGGTTGACTCATCAACTCAAACTCAGCGTGCAGTAAGAAGCCCTTAAAGAACTGGTAATGCGTGAAGGCACTGCCACCATAGATTGACTGTTGGGTTTGAATTCCTCGTCCATCATCCCGTAGCTGAAGGCGGTACGATGCACTAAAGCCCCCTAGCCACTTTCGGTTAAGCTGAAAGCCTAAGTAGGGAGCCAGTTGAACACCAAAAGGTGCATTGGAAAGTATCTGAAATCCACTACCATATACTAATCGTTCGCTAATAGGTATGCCTTTCAAACTACTTTTTCTTAGGAAAACATTTTGATCGGCTTGTACATGGCTATACTTTTTTTTTAGCTTCTGTAGCGAACGTTGGGCATCTTGTAGTTGATCCGCGTGCTTCATAAAGTGGGCTTTTGCTTTGTGAAGTAACTTTTGCTGCATAAAAGCTTTCATTTGCTGTCGGTCAGAGAGGTAGCCTTGGTATTGGTTAGCTTGCTCGCTGATGGCCTGGGGTTGACCTACCCATTCATCCAGCCCCTGCTGCTGTTCTTGTAAAGCTTGCCATTCGGGGCGGTTTAGTAGTTGCTGATTAACCAGCTCGGTAGGTTATGGAGCTAATGATGCTGATTTCTTTATTGATGCAGTTTGCTCAGTAACCGGGTTTAATAAGTCGGGGGTGTTAGGTACTATCTGATTAAGTTGAGGTTGTTTAGCCGCAAATGGGAGGGCAGGAACCTGCGATGATGCCTTTGGAAATGCTGGTTGAAGTGGTGACAATGGTTCAGTTGATATTCCAAGTGAATCGAGCGGTTTGGTAATTCTGCCAAGTAGACTATCTGGTGTGGCTCGTATCCGCTGATTGGGTAGAGCTACCATACTGTCTATCTGTTGTGTAGTTTTATTTACCCATTGAACAGGTGTTACTAATATACTGTCGGCGGAGGAAACTAGATGATTATCCTTACAGGTAATTGCAATCAGTCATCACCTTATAATTACGTACAAGTAGAAGCTGTAAGAAGCCGGGGAAAGAAGCACGAATTTAATTTGAGCTTCTTAAGCAACGGTGAGCTACGTACTTCTTACGACTACCTAGATGGATTGGGGCGCACGGTGCAGCAAGTAGACCAAGCCGCCAGTCCGGCGGGAAACGATGTGGTGCTGCCCGTAGAGTACGACGCGCTGGGGCGCACTCCCAAACAGTACTTGCCCTACGTAGCTAGTGGGCAAAGTGGCAACTACCGAGCCGGGGCTATTAGCGATCAAGCTAGCTTCTACCAAACCAACGGCGATAAGATTACCAATACTACCCATCCGTTTAGCCAGAGTGTGTACGATCGCTCACCCTTGAACCGAATTATAGAGCAAGGATCAGTAGGAATAGCTTTTCAACCAGTAGCCGACAACCCCAATAACTACACTATAAAACAGTCGTACCAAACTAATAATGCCAACGAAGTACGGCGTTGGCAGTATAACTACACCAACCAAACCATTAGTAGTAACAATTTTTACGGACTAAACCAACTTTACGTCAGCGAAGTGAGGGACGAAGACAATGATGCCGTGTGGGAGTACCAAGATAAACGAGGGCAAACCGTGCTGAAGAAAGTGGAAGGTGATACCGAAGATTTGTATACTTACTACGTGCACGATGCGTTTAACCGCCTACGACTGGTAAAAGACCAACGCCGCGATATTTGCCAATGGTACCAGTATAAAACTGTTGATAGTGAGTGAGTTAGGTCACGAGCTATTGCCAAGGCTATATAGCTGGTTCACGGTATGCAACGTCTGGCAGCCAACTAGCCCGGCGGTTTCGGTTCGTAGGCGGTATTGGCCTAAGCTTACCATTTGAAAGTTTTGCTCGGTAGCCCAAGTTATCTCGCGCGGGCTAAATCCACCTTCCGGGCCAACCAGCAGTACATAAGATGTATGAGTTGTCGCTAACTTGCTAAGCGGTTGGTGG
This region of Tunicatimonas pelagia genomic DNA includes:
- a CDS encoding SMP-30/gluconolactonase/LRE family protein; amino-acid sequence: MKAALQLKWNAIVGEGPVWDYRQHCLYWVDILRGHIYKYDPQTGDNQIFEMGQYVGAAVPRSKEGLIVALQHGFGLYDEENKALTMLNDPETHLPKNRFNDGKVDAKGRLWAGTMQIDPKEPQGSLYVLDTTHKVEQKLDNIYISNGLIWSPDNQWFYFIDSLKGGVDCYRFDLETAAITYEREVLAIDPKVGVPDGMTIDEEGNLWVAVYDGGRVIAVNPNTGKIIQQIDVPAKKTSSCTFGGENLDTLFITTISENTDPNDEPLAGSLFSVKPGVRGIKANFYAG
- a CDS encoding ISKra4 family transposase, with the translated sequence MEVKEAKINQIRQHLDQIIAQMDARSKEGMRIHQVERSLFTSLLQLGFQLLEYYILSIQQVVAVQGVPVDRAGEKMKNTGLRSRPYRSIFGPLSIARPKYYSTTGKSYYRLDEALGLPKSNYSYVLDDWLGYGATEMDFAQSAEQLERILGHPLRGMQSQRCSYRLCEQVKDFYEQQAWENIEDGTHLSVGFDGKGVPIRRSETQRAEESTAVRLSKGQKKGVKKEATVSLSSSFTPRPRQAQELLESLFCPTHEPQKPDGGHTWHEHKHLRAFLSDKVGAIRYGVENLLRRDASAKKPIIVLIDGDRALEKAVRQVVEEKKVTHRVEAYVLDFIHLLEYVWKVANAHWGEKHPNRFAWVRSQAALLLDSQHDEVRQQWQVILQQATLSQYKRDTVQRAITYLTNHQHMVDYKTYLQLGFPITTGAVESACGHFVKSRMERNGMHWGKQGAQNMLNLRAVRKNGDWDNYLQTVVKHEQQALYQKAA
- a CDS encoding enoyl-CoA hydratase/isomerase family protein, which translates into the protein MFQHIIYEVSAGIGKITLNRPEVYNALNNQIKVELKQAFSQVQEDSTVRAVILTGGGSAFCSGQDLKAAQTELKNTTYSEAVRTYYNPLILAMRDLPKPIICQLNGVAAGAGCSLALACDVIVASDDASLAELFVGIGLVMDSGSTYFLPRMVGSLRAFELASTGRTVSAEEAVQIGLANQVVPADQLENTVNQLAQKYAQAPTKTIGMIKQMLNQSYEMSLAEVLDYEAQIQDQAAATEDHQEGILAFLEKRKPKFRGK
- a CDS encoding DUF6443 domain-containing protein, producing MIILTGNCNQSSPYNYVQVEAVRSRGKKHEFNLSFLSNGELRTSYDYLDGLGRTVQQVDQAASPAGNDVVLPVEYDALGRTPKQYLPYVASGQSGNYRAGAISDQASFYQTNGDKITNTTHPFSQSVYDRSPLNRIIEQGSVGIAFQPVADNPNNYTIKQSYQTNNANEVRRWQYNYTNQTISSNNFYGLNQLYVSEVRDEDNDAVWEYQDKRGQTVLKKVEGDTEDLYTYYVHDAFNRLRLVKDQRRDICQWYQYKTVDSE